One genomic window of Actinoplanes lobatus includes the following:
- a CDS encoding DNA-binding protein translates to MARARKLWTTGDIARRLGVTRQYALQVTNDRRRNFPEPFDVLPGGVQVWLIEDVEQWISQHPNLRIAEDPET, encoded by the coding sequence GTGGCGAGGGCACGGAAGCTGTGGACGACGGGCGACATCGCGCGCAGGCTGGGCGTCACCCGCCAGTACGCGCTCCAGGTCACCAACGACCGCCGGCGCAACTTCCCGGAGCCGTTCGACGTGCTCCCTGGCGGCGTCCAGGTGTGGCTGATCGAAGACGTCGAGCAGTGGATCTCGCAGCATCCGAATCTGCGGATCGCCGAGGACCCTGAAACCTGA
- a CDS encoding helix-turn-helix domain-containing protein, translating into MPATIGENNNIGAQVAYWRQKRGKNQRVLAGLAGISQPYLSNIERGIKAVNTRGTLAALANALDVSIADLTGRPGDPTDPTHAAAASHVPAIREALIRREVGELTEPHHDVRDLMIAGGRYDFAAVAPQLPSMLGGLRGGDLVQVAHVATYTLKHLGHPDLARDAARLAVAEARELGDPAWIGIAEFVRILAMPPEMPGAPTRLAQRVADEIQPHIGDPQARQAYGMLHLHAALRAAVDRRGELAHDHLREAGDAAESLGEPEDLGLARFAFGPTNVGFWTVAVELELGEPHRAIEAADEVAPGRLPIANRQAPYFADVATALSQVGRDHESIAMMLRSEAAGPQWFRLRPTVRDTVGAVVRRTKRNAITKPMRHAAVAVGLSDLVKD; encoded by the coding sequence ATGCCCGCCACCATCGGCGAGAACAACAACATCGGCGCCCAGGTCGCCTACTGGCGGCAGAAGCGCGGGAAGAATCAGCGCGTGCTCGCCGGCCTGGCCGGCATCAGCCAGCCCTACCTCAGCAACATCGAGCGCGGCATCAAGGCGGTCAACACCCGCGGCACCCTGGCTGCCCTCGCCAACGCCCTGGACGTGTCCATCGCGGACCTCACCGGTCGGCCCGGCGATCCCACTGACCCGACCCATGCAGCCGCCGCGTCTCACGTGCCGGCCATCCGCGAGGCGCTAATCCGCCGCGAGGTTGGCGAGCTGACCGAACCGCATCACGACGTCCGCGACCTGATGATCGCGGGTGGCCGGTACGACTTCGCGGCGGTTGCCCCGCAGCTGCCGTCCATGCTCGGAGGCCTGCGCGGGGGTGATCTGGTCCAGGTCGCGCACGTGGCGACGTACACCCTCAAGCATCTGGGGCACCCGGACCTGGCCCGCGACGCGGCCCGCTTGGCGGTGGCCGAGGCGCGCGAGTTGGGCGATCCGGCCTGGATCGGGATCGCCGAGTTCGTGCGGATCCTGGCCATGCCGCCGGAGATGCCCGGCGCCCCGACCCGGCTCGCGCAGCGCGTGGCCGACGAGATCCAGCCCCACATCGGCGATCCCCAGGCCCGCCAGGCGTACGGCATGCTGCACCTGCACGCCGCTCTGAGGGCAGCCGTCGACCGGCGGGGCGAACTGGCGCACGATCATCTCCGCGAGGCCGGTGACGCTGCGGAGTCCCTCGGCGAGCCCGAAGACCTGGGCCTGGCGCGGTTTGCATTTGGGCCGACGAACGTGGGCTTCTGGACGGTTGCCGTCGAGCTGGAGCTCGGGGAGCCGCACCGGGCGATCGAAGCCGCCGACGAGGTCGCCCCCGGCCGGCTCCCGATCGCGAACCGGCAGGCACCGTACTTTGCTGACGTGGCCACCGCGCTGTCCCAGGTCGGCCGGGACCACGAGTCGATCGCGATGATGTTGCGGAGCGAAGCCGCAGGTCCGCAGTGGTTCAGGTTGCGGCCGACGGTGCGGGACACCGTCGGCGCTGTCGTGCGGCGTACCAAGAGGAACGCGATCACGAAGCCGATGCGTCATGCCGCGGTCGCGGTGGGGCTGTCCGACCTGGTCAAGGACTGA
- a CDS encoding GIY-YIG nuclease family protein, whose product MILPAPDPAAPFVVYTVHSAADELLYVGVTGDLRKRMYVHKCNRVWWAPDIQVSVEKFSSSIAAEEREKELIDQLKPPHNHPRGVAIWVSGDLRRAAEQAAADEGISGQQLVERAVRREIQRLSAAPVQA is encoded by the coding sequence ATGATCCTCCCGGCGCCGGATCCCGCAGCTCCGTTCGTGGTCTACACCGTGCACTCTGCTGCCGACGAGTTGCTCTACGTGGGCGTTACCGGAGACCTGCGAAAGCGCATGTACGTCCACAAGTGCAACCGTGTCTGGTGGGCGCCGGACATCCAGGTCTCAGTGGAGAAATTTTCCTCATCGATAGCCGCCGAGGAGCGCGAGAAGGAGCTGATTGATCAGCTGAAACCGCCGCACAACCACCCGCGCGGCGTCGCAATTTGGGTCAGCGGAGACCTTCGCCGCGCGGCAGAACAGGCCGCGGCTGACGAAGGCATCTCTGGCCAGCAGCTCGTCGAGCGTGCAGTTCGACGTGAGATCCAGAGATTAAGTGCTGCCCCCGTTCAGGCGTGA
- a CDS encoding PIN domain-containing protein: MRQMTAEKAAEIIRRAYGTWKSQGNEGWMKTVEIFDRADLTIEEAAEGIRHLFRAGEGFNASDDPARNEHTELERACQIPLRRDDVIGLVRWR, encoded by the coding sequence ATGCGCCAGATGACCGCCGAGAAGGCCGCCGAGATCATCCGCCGGGCCTACGGCACCTGGAAGAGCCAGGGCAACGAGGGCTGGATGAAGACCGTCGAGATCTTCGACCGCGCCGACCTGACCATCGAGGAGGCGGCCGAGGGCATCCGGCACCTGTTCCGGGCCGGCGAGGGCTTCAACGCCAGCGACGACCCGGCCCGCAACGAGCACACGGAACTGGAGCGGGCCTGCCAGATCCCGCTCCGCCGCGACGACGTGATCGGGCTGGTCCGCTGGAGGTGA